One segment of Setaria viridis chromosome 4, Setaria_viridis_v4.0, whole genome shotgun sequence DNA contains the following:
- the LOC117851944 gene encoding uncharacterized protein produces MEQKKKVTIPLVCHGHSRPVVDLFYSPVTPDGYFLISASKDTNPMLRNGETGDWIGTFQGHKGAVWCCCLDKNALRAASASADFSAKVWDALTGDELHSFEHKHIVRACAFSEDTHLLLTGGMEKTLRVYDMNRPDAAPRELDKSPGSVRTAAWLHSDQTILSSCTDMGGVRLWDVRTGKIVQTLETKASVTSAEVSQDGRFITTADGSSVKFWDANHFGLVKSYDMPCNVESASLEPKSGSKFVAGGEDLWVHLFDFFTGEEITCNKGHHGPVHCVRFAPGGESYASGSEDGTIRIWQLSPPNADDNEAANGKPADGVNEVTTKIEGFHIPKEGQTEG; encoded by the exons AtggagcagaagaagaaggtgacgaTCCCGCTGGTGTGCCACGGCCACTCGAGGCCCGTGGTGGACCTCTTCTACAGCCCCGTCACGCCCGACGGCTACTTCCTCATCAGCGCCAGCAAGG ATACAAATCCAATGCTTCGTAATGGTGAGACTGGCGATTGGATTGGGACTTTTCAAGGTCATAAAGGAGCTGTTTGGTGCTGTTGTCTTGACAAAAATGCTCTGCGTGCCGCATCTGCTTCTGCTGACTTCTCAGC TAAAGTATGGGATGCGCTAACTGGTGATGAGCTACATTCATTTGAACACAAGCATATAGTCCGGGCCTGTGCTTTTTCTGAG GATACCCACCTGTTACTCACTGGAGGCATGGAGAAGACTTTGCGTGTGTATGACATGAATCGTCCTGATGCAGCACCAAGAGAGCTTGACAAATCACCTGGTTCTGTCCGAACTGCTGCTTGGCTTCATAGTGACCAAACTATATTAAGTTCCTGCACTGATATGGGTGGAGTAAG GCTATGGGATGTGAGAACTGGAAAAATTGTCCAAACTCTTGAAACCAAGGCTTCTGTCACTAGTGCAGAAGTAAGCCAGGATGGCAGGTTCATCACTACAGCTGATGGCTCaagtgtaaaattttgggacgCGAATCA CTTCGGGCTTGTTAAAAGCTATGATATGCCATGCAATGTGGAGTCAGCCTCACTTGAACCGAAGTCCGGGAGTAAATTTGTTGCTGGAGGAGAAGATTTGTGGGTTCATTTATTTGATTTCTTTACTGGTGAAGAAATAA CTTGTAACAAAGGGCATCATGGTCCAGTCCACTGCGTCAGGTTTGCACCTGGTGGTGAATCATATGCATCAGGTTCAGAAGATGGCACCATCCGTATCTGGCAGCTTAGCCCTCCTAATGCTGATGACAATGAGGCGGCCAATGGCAAGCCGGCTGATGGGGTGAACGAGGTTACAACCAAGATCGAAGGCTTCCACATCCCAAAGGAGGGGCAGACTGAGGGTTAG
- the LOC117851943 gene encoding 3-ketoacyl-CoA synthase 11, producing MGTSAAEPNAAPAPPAPEPARPRQRLPDFQQSVRLKYVKLGYHYLISHGMYLLLSPLMALVAVQLSTVSPRDLADLWEQLRFNLLSVVACSTLLVFLSTVYFLTRPRPVYLLDFACYKPEPERKCTRETFMHCSKLTGSFTDENLEFQRKILERSGLGEDTYLPPAVLRVPPNPCMDEARNEARAVMFGAIDQLLEKTGVRPKDIGVLVVNCSLFNPTPSLSAMVVNHYKLRGNIVSYNLGGMGCSAGLLSIDLAKDLLQVHPNSYALVISMENITLNWYFGNNRSMLVSNCLFRMGGAAILLSNKRSDRRRSKYELVHTVRTHKGADDKCFGCVTQEEDEIGKIGVSLSKDLMAVAGDALKTNITTLGPLVLPLSEQLLFMATLVAKKVLKMKIKPYIPDFKLAFEHFCIHAGGRAVLDELEKNLELTDWHMEPSRMTLYRFGNTSSSSLWYELAYSEAKGRIRKRDRIWQIAFGSGFKCNSAVWKALRTVNPTKEKSPWMDEIDNFPVDVPKISKVGNA from the coding sequence ATGGGGACATCGGCGGCGGAGCCCAATgctgcccccgcgccgccggcgccggagccggctcggccgcggcagcggctgcCGGACTTCCAGCAGTCGGTGCGGCTCAAGTACGTGAAGCTGGGATACCACTACCTCATCTCCCACGGGATGTACCTGCTGCTGTCGCCGCTCATGGCGCTTGTCGCCGTGCAGCTCTCCACCGTCTCCCCGCGCGACCTCGCCGACCTGTGGGAGCAGCTCCGCTTCAACCTCCTCTCCGTGGTGGCCTGCTCCACCCTGCTCGTCTTCCTCTCCACCGTCTACTTCCTCACCCGCCCGCGCCCCGTGTACCTGCTCGACTTCGCCTGCTAcaagccggagccggagcgcAAGTGCACGCGCGAGACCTTCATGCACTGCTCCAAGCTCACCGGCTCCTTCACCGACGAGAACCTCGAGTTCCAGCGCAAGATCCTCGAGCGCTCCGGCCTCGGCGAGGACACCTACCTGCCCCCCGCCGTGCTCCGGGTGCCCCCCAACCCGTGCATGGACGAGGCGCGCAATGAGGCGCGCGCCGTCATGTTCGGCGCCATCGACCAGCTGCTCGAGAAGACTGGGGTCAGGCCCAAGGACATTGGCGTTCTCGTGGTCAACTGCAGCTTGTTCAACCCGACGCCGTCGCTGTCAGCCATGGTGGTGAACCATTACAAGCTGAGGGGGAACATTGTTAGCTACAACCTCGGCGGGATGGGCTGCAGCGCCGGGCTGCTGTCCATTGACCTCGCCAAGGATCTGCTGCAGGTGCATCCCAACTCGTACGCGTTGGTGATCAGCATGGAGAACATCACCCTGAATTGGTATTTTGGGAACAACCGGTCCATGCTCGTGTCCAATTGCCTGTTCCGGATGGGTGGTGCTGCCATCTTGCTCTCGAACAAGAGGTCCGACAGGCGGAGGTCCAAGTACGAGCTGGTGCACACAGTGCGCACGCACAAGGGCGCCGATGACAAGTGCTTTGGCTGTGTGACGCAGGAGGAGGATGAGATTGGCAAGATCGGTGTGTCACTGTCCAAGGACCTCATGGCGGTCGCCGGTGATGCTCTCAAGACCAACATCACCACTTTGGGGCCGCTGGTGCTCCCGTTGTCAGAGCAGCTTCTCTTCATGGCCACATTGGTTGCCaagaaggtgctcaagatgaagATCAAGCCGTACATCCCCGACTTCAAGCTGGCCTTCGAGCACTTCTGCAtccacgccggcggccgtgcCGTGCTTGATGAGCTGGAGAAGAACCTGGAACTTACTGACTGGCACATGGAGCCATCGAGGATGACCCTGTACAGGTTTGGCAATACGTCGAGCAGCTCGCTCTGGTATGAGCTGGCGTACAGTGAGGCCAAGGGGAGGATCAGGAAACGCGACAGGATCTGGCAGATCGCGTTCGGGTCCGGGTTCAAGTGCAACAGTGCCGTCTGGAAGGCACTCCGGACCGTGAACCCGACCAAGGAGAAGAGCCCCTGGATGGATGAGATCGACAACTTCCCGGTGGATGTCCCAAAGATCTCAAAGGTTGGCAACGCATGA